The following DNA comes from Streptococcus canis.
GCTGATTAAAAAGGATTTAGGGATGCCCTTCCAAGACTATCTGGTACAAGCACGGTTGAAAAAGGCCAAACTTCTCTTGTTAACCAGTGACCTGAAAATCTATGAAATTGCATGGCAAGTCGGTTTTGAGGACATGAATTATTTTTCACAGCGCTTTAAGCAACTGGTAGGCGTTACCCCAAGTCAGTATAAAAAAGGAGGACGGTCATGAAGCGTTATCCCCTGCTGGTCCAGTTGATTTCTTATGTCTTTGTGATAGTAATTGCCCTCATTACCACACTTGGTTTGCTTTACTACCAGACTAGTTCTCGTAATATTAGGCAATTGATTGAGCGTGATACCCGGCAGAGCATTCGGCAAAGTTCCCAATTTATTGACGCTTACATCAAGCCACTCAAAGAAACGACTTCGGTGCTAGCGAAACATTCAGCGATTCAATCCTTTGCTAGTCAGGCGTATCAAAAAAATGACGAACAGGTTCTTCAGCTCATGAAAATGGTTCTAGCAACCAATTCTGACTTGCAGGCCGCCGTTCTCGTGACCAAAGATGGGCGAACCGTGTCCACCAATCCTCAGTTGACCATGAAAACCTCTAGTGATATGATGGCAGAAACTTGGTACAAATCAGCTATTGACCGTCAGGCTATGCCAGTCTTGACTTCAGCCCGTCAGTCATCTCTTTCCTCTAAAAAAGAATGGGTAGTTTCTGTGACCCAAGAGGTGGTGGATACTGCTGGTCATAATTTAGGGGTGCTAAGACTTGATATTGCTTATCCGACTATTAAAGCGTCTTTAGACCAGCTTCAGCTAGGTCATCAAGGCTTTGCCTTTATTGTGAATGATAAGCATGAATTTGTTTATCATCCCCAAAAGAGTGTTTACAGTTCCTCTAGAGAAATGGCTGCGATGAAACCTTATTTGGCAATAAAAAATGGCTACGCCAAGGACAAATCATCCTTTGTTTATCAAAGGGTTATTCCCAACAGTCAATGGACCTTGGTTGGAGTCGCTTCATTGGATCAACTACACCGCGTACAGCGTCAGATTTTTTGGTCCTTTCTTGGGATAGGTTTGCTGGCCTGTCTGATTTGTGGCTTTGCGACTGTTTTAGTCTTACGGAAGTGGATTCGTCCGATTCGACAATTGCAACAGGTTATTCTTGCTATTCAAAAAGGAGACCGTCAGTTGCGCGCCCAAGAAACAGGTTCCCCAGAATTGACAGACCTTGCCCAACAATTTAATGCTCTCTTGGATCAAATTGATCATCTTATGATTGCCGTTGCGGATAAGGAAAAGGCGATTGGTCAGTACCGATTACAAGCTTTGGCTAGTCAGATTAACCCACATTTTCTCTATAATACCTTGGACACTATTATTTGGATGGCTGAATTTAACGACAGTAAGCGTGTGGTGGAAGTGACCAAGTCTCTCGCTAAGTATTTTCGTTTGGCCCTTAATCAGGGGAATGAATACATTCGTTTGGCAGATGAATTGGATCATGTTAGCCAATACCTTTTTATTCAAAAACAGCGCTACGGAGATAAGTTAACTTATGAAGTGCAGGGCTTGGAGGCCTATTCAGACCTCCTTATTCCTAAGCTTATCTTGCAACCCTTAGTGGAAAATGCTATCTACCACGGTATTAAAGAAGTTGATCGCAAGGGAATGATCAAGGTAGTTGTCTCTGAAACGGCTCAAGATTTAATGCTAAGTGTCTGGGATAATGGTAAAGGCATTGAAGATCCTTCACTGACCAATAGTCAGAGTTTGCTGGCTAGGGGAGGGGTGGGCCTTAAGAATGTTGATCAGCGGTTGAAGCTTCACTATGGTGAAGGCTATCACATGACTATTAATAGCCGACCAAACCAGTTCACAGAGATTGGTCTGCTTATTCCAAAAAGTAAGGACTTAAGAGCAGATGCTAGACCAGAAAGAATGTCGACATAAAATGAGTAACTGAAAGCCGTTAGTCTATTAGTTAGTGAGGATAAGCATAAGCGAGAAAGGATAAGATGAGTTTAGCTTCTGAATATTTTAGCCAGCAAGTTCCCCTAGTGGATAAGCTTTTGGATTATGGTTTTGAGAAACAAGGCGGCCATTACTTCTATAAAGAATGTTTTATGGAAGGAGAATTTGAGGCACAAATTTGGATTGATGAGGCTGGTAACATCTGGGACCGAGTTATTGATTGTGATTTGAATGATGATTACCTCCCTTTACAGCAGGCGAGCAGGCACAGCACTTATACTGGACAAGTTAGGGCTGCCTATCTGGAACTGTTGGCGTGTTTATCAACCTTCTGCTTTGAGGCCAGTCCTTTCCAATCAGCTCAGGCTAATAGTCTGGCGGAGAGGATTAACAAGGAATGGTCAGATCCAATGGACTATCCTTTTGATGGTTATCCTGACTTTGCAACTTATCGAGTGGCAGGCAAATGGTATGTGATGATTTTTCCACTCTTGGCTGATAAATTAGACCAGGTTCCAGAACAGGTAAAGGGAAAAATGGTGAATGTGATCAATGTGAAAGTTAATCCCAAAGCCCTGCCAAATTTAATGGAGCAAGAAGGAATTTTCCCAGCATACCACATGTCAAAGAACAACTGGATTAGTATTATCTTGGATGACAAGGTCACTGATGACAAGCTTTGGGCGTTAGTCAGTCAAAGTCGTCAGCTGGTTAATCCCAATGGTCTTTCTAATCCTAATGGCCCTGATTATTGGGTAATTCCAGCCAATCTCAAGTATTATGACATTGATGTGGAATTTGCCGCTAATGATGAGATTTTATGGACTCAAAAAGCTGGTATTGCTTCTGGAGATTTTGTTTTCATATACATTACAGCTCCAGTCAAATCCATTCGTTACGCCTGTCAGGTTTTAGAGGCTGACATTCCTAACCAGGGTTATCGTAAAAATCCTAAGATAGATAAATTAATGCGATTGCGCAAATGTAACCAGTATAAAGATGGTCTGTTGTCATTTGATGTGATGAAGGCATACGGGATTGCTGCAGTGAGAGGACCAAGACGATTAAGCCCTCAATTAATTGCATTTTTAAAGGAAAAAGAGTATCTTAAAGGAAACAATAAAGGAACCAAAGGAGAATAAGAGATGGTTCAATTTATAGCAGATCAAACGTTTTGGGAACTTTTTCCTGATGCCAAACTAGGTGTGGTTCTATTGAAGGATTATCAAAACCAGAGTGAATCACCAGAAACTATTAAACAGCTCTTAGCTGATAGCCATGTTGCAGCAAAAGCTTATTTAACAGCGGATAACTTTAGCGATAATGACGTGGTTCAAGTTTACCGTAGAGCCTATCAACGGTTTAAAACGAAAAAAGGGGCGCGCTCTAGCATTGAAGCTCTTCTCAAACGAGTGGCCAACGGTCGAACCATTCCATCTATAAATCCGCTAGTGGATATCTATAATGCTGCTAGCCTACGTTTTGGCCTGCCAGTAGGAGCAGAAGATAGTGATCGTTTTGTTGGGGATTTGCGTCTTACTGTTACAGATGGCGGAGATGATTTTTTACTAATTGGCGATGAGAAAAATAACCCAACCTTACCAAATGAACTTTGTTATAAAGATGACATTGGAGCAGTTTGCCGTTGCCTCAACTGGCGAGATGGCGAACGGACCATGGTGACGGAGCACACCAAAAATGCCTTTTTAATTATCGAAGCCTTAGACCCAGAAGGTCAAAAGCGCTTACAAGAAGCCCTTGCGTTTATTGAGGGCAGTGCGAAAATGTACCTTGGTGCGATTACTTCAGTTCAGATATTGGATAAAGAAACCCCTCATATAACCTTGTAACAATATGAAAAGCCCCCGCTTGTTTAAGGAAGCGGGGTTAAGTGTCGTCTTTTGAATTTGTCAAGAAAACAGATGACTCTCCTTAGAGAAAGTAGATACTGATTGAAGACGTCAAAAAAGGCTGGGACAAAGAAGTCCACAACCTTTAGGGTGGCTTGGTAATCTCATGCCTACCAATAGTGGTTGACAGGAGTTGAAAGCCCTAATTTCTGAAAAGCTGGACGCTACAAGCTTATAACAGGTGCGTCTTATTTATTACTAAAGAAGAATGGCGGTGTATAATGGCTAAGGGTCTCGTAGCAAGCTTTAGCCTGCTCATTATCTTCACAGACAATCAAGCAAGTGTCGTCTCCGCAAACGGTCGCCACGATTTCTGGAATTTGCATGGCATCTAAAATGGAACCAAAGGATTGGGCTAGTCCTGGCAAGGTTTTTAAAATAATCTGGTGTTGAACGACTTTTAACATGACCAGGGCATCTTCCATATAAAAGCGTAGGCGATGTTCCCAACGAGTTTGTGAAATGGCCAAGGCTTCGTAATGCGTGTCGTTTCCGGATGTCACTTTGACTAGATTTAATTCTTTCATGTCACGCGACAAGGTAGCCTGTGTGATTGTAATCCCATTTTTCTGCAAACGCTCTTGCAGTTCCTGCTGAGTATGTATGGTTGTCTCAGAGATGAGGGAACGTATCAGTTGATGGCGCGTCTCTTTCTTATTCATTTTTTGTAATATTCCTTTAACGTAATTTCTAACAAATCGAGTATAACAAAAAGAAGATAAGGTGTAAAGTTTTTAATGAACCGCTTACACAAATGACTATTTTGTGGTAAAATGTAGATGATGTTTAGAAAAGGAGACTTACGTGATTCGAAGAGAAGATTATCAATACCTTAGAAAACTAAAAGATTTTCGTCACTTTTCTATTGAACAATTTGACAAGATTGTCGGACAGATGGAATTCCGAAAAGCCAAGAAAGATCATATTCTTTTTTTTGAGGGGGACAAAAGGGACAAGCTTTTCTTAGTGACGTCGGGTCATTTTAAGGTCGAGCAGTCTGATCAGTCAGGAACTTTTATCTATACTGATTTTATTAGGCATGGTACGATTTTTCCCTATGGTGGCTTGTTTACAGACGACTATTACCATTTTTCAGTGGTTGCGATGACAGACGTCACCTATTTTTACCTACCTGTTGAGCTGTTTGAGGAATATTCCCTCCAAAATCGTCAGCAGATGAAACACCTCTATGGTAAAATGTCTAAACTTTTGGAATTACATGAGTTGAAGGTCCGAAATTTGATTACTTCAAGTGCCAGCTCACGAGTGATTCAATCTTTAGCCATTTTGCTGGTTGAAATGGGTAAAGACAGTGATACCTTACCTTTTCAATTAACCACGACGGATATTGCTCAGATGAGTGGTACTACAAGAGAAACAGTTAGTCATGTTCTCAGGGATTTGAAAAAGCAACAATTGATTACCATGAAAGGTAAGTACTTGACTTATCTTGACAAGGCTTATTTTTTACAATATACAAATTGAACTAAGGGTCAGAAAAACT
Coding sequences within:
- a CDS encoding MmcQ/YjbR family DNA-binding protein, with translation MSLASEYFSQQVPLVDKLLDYGFEKQGGHYFYKECFMEGEFEAQIWIDEAGNIWDRVIDCDLNDDYLPLQQASRHSTYTGQVRAAYLELLACLSTFCFEASPFQSAQANSLAERINKEWSDPMDYPFDGYPDFATYRVAGKWYVMIFPLLADKLDQVPEQVKGKMVNVINVKVNPKALPNLMEQEGIFPAYHMSKNNWISIILDDKVTDDKLWALVSQSRQLVNPNGLSNPNGPDYWVIPANLKYYDIDVEFAANDEILWTQKAGIASGDFVFIYITAPVKSIRYACQVLEADIPNQGYRKNPKIDKLMRLRKCNQYKDGLLSFDVMKAYGIAAVRGPRRLSPQLIAFLKEKEYLKGNNKGTKGE
- a CDS encoding B3/B4 domain-containing protein, translated to MVQFIADQTFWELFPDAKLGVVLLKDYQNQSESPETIKQLLADSHVAAKAYLTADNFSDNDVVQVYRRAYQRFKTKKGARSSIEALLKRVANGRTIPSINPLVDIYNAASLRFGLPVGAEDSDRFVGDLRLTVTDGGDDFLLIGDEKNNPTLPNELCYKDDIGAVCRCLNWRDGERTMVTEHTKNAFLIIEALDPEGQKRLQEALAFIEGSAKMYLGAITSVQILDKETPHITL
- a CDS encoding cache domain-containing sensor histidine kinase, which translates into the protein MKRYPLLVQLISYVFVIVIALITTLGLLYYQTSSRNIRQLIERDTRQSIRQSSQFIDAYIKPLKETTSVLAKHSAIQSFASQAYQKNDEQVLQLMKMVLATNSDLQAAVLVTKDGRTVSTNPQLTMKTSSDMMAETWYKSAIDRQAMPVLTSARQSSLSSKKEWVVSVTQEVVDTAGHNLGVLRLDIAYPTIKASLDQLQLGHQGFAFIVNDKHEFVYHPQKSVYSSSREMAAMKPYLAIKNGYAKDKSSFVYQRVIPNSQWTLVGVASLDQLHRVQRQIFWSFLGIGLLACLICGFATVLVLRKWIRPIRQLQQVILAIQKGDRQLRAQETGSPELTDLAQQFNALLDQIDHLMIAVADKEKAIGQYRLQALASQINPHFLYNTLDTIIWMAEFNDSKRVVEVTKSLAKYFRLALNQGNEYIRLADELDHVSQYLFIQKQRYGDKLTYEVQGLEAYSDLLIPKLILQPLVENAIYHGIKEVDRKGMIKVVVSETAQDLMLSVWDNGKGIEDPSLTNSQSLLARGGVGLKNVDQRLKLHYGEGYHMTINSRPNQFTEIGLLIPKSKDLRADARPERMST
- a CDS encoding Crp/Fnr family transcriptional regulator; protein product: MIRREDYQYLRKLKDFRHFSIEQFDKIVGQMEFRKAKKDHILFFEGDKRDKLFLVTSGHFKVEQSDQSGTFIYTDFIRHGTIFPYGGLFTDDYYHFSVVAMTDVTYFYLPVELFEEYSLQNRQQMKHLYGKMSKLLELHELKVRNLITSSASSRVIQSLAILLVEMGKDSDTLPFQLTTTDIAQMSGTTRETVSHVLRDLKKQQLITMKGKYLTYLDKAYFLQYTN
- a CDS encoding arginine repressor, producing the protein MNKKETRHQLIRSLISETTIHTQQELQERLQKNGITITQATLSRDMKELNLVKVTSGNDTHYEALAISQTRWEHRLRFYMEDALVMLKVVQHQIILKTLPGLAQSFGSILDAMQIPEIVATVCGDDTCLIVCEDNEQAKACYETLSHYTPPFFFSNK